A single region of the Borrelia hermsii DAH genome encodes:
- the rpmI gene encoding 50S ribosomal protein L35: MSKMKTCKSARKRYAFTSKGKVKYKKQNLRHILTKKSSKRRRKLGKSGLVSSSETKRIKTLLPYA, encoded by the coding sequence ATGTCAAAAATGAAAACATGTAAAAGTGCAAGAAAAAGATATGCTTTTACTTCAAAAGGTAAAGTTAAATATAAGAAGCAAAATTTGAGACATATTTTAACAAAAAAGTCTTCAAAAAGAAGAAGGAAGTTGGGTAAGTCAGGTTTGGTTTCAAGTTCTGAAACTAAGAGAATCAAGACCTTATTGCCTTATGCTTAA
- the tsaB gene encoding tRNA (adenosine(37)-N6)-threonylcarbamoyltransferase complex dimerization subunit type 1 TsaB, which yields MNTLAIEYSYKTLLIHFEINGEVFSIVKSKDEINYALSVPKLFNDFVLESGIDLNNLDLLINSSGPGSFTGLRISLSFIKGLSLGLSVPFVNIPTFDVFARLVNPRSNALTLGFTAGKYFLGCYRDYKLCSKIFCFSKSELFKYLDNLDLKFVIVGNGIEFIYEKLKNKFKIISDMGSFGTVLTELGKFKYLKSRQGDDILSGPFYVRLSDAEINSYLLK from the coding sequence ATGAATACTCTTGCAATTGAATATTCATATAAAACTTTGTTGATTCATTTCGAAATTAATGGTGAGGTTTTTTCTATAGTTAAGAGTAAAGATGAAATTAATTACGCTCTTAGTGTTCCAAAATTATTTAATGATTTCGTATTAGAAAGTGGCATTGATCTTAATAATCTTGATTTACTTATTAATTCTTCTGGTCCTGGTTCTTTTACAGGTTTGAGAATTAGTTTAAGTTTTATTAAGGGACTCTCTTTAGGCCTTTCAGTTCCTTTTGTCAATATACCTACTTTTGATGTTTTTGCAAGACTAGTGAATCCAAGATCAAATGCATTAACTTTAGGCTTTACAGCGGGTAAGTATTTTCTTGGATGTTATAGGGATTATAAATTATGCAGTAAAATTTTTTGTTTTTCCAAGTCCGAATTATTTAAGTATTTAGATAACCTTGACTTAAAATTTGTTATTGTGGGTAATGGTATTGAATTTATTTATGAAAAACTTAAAAATAAATTCAAGATTATCAGCGATATGGGTTCTTTTGGTACTGTTTTAACAGAGCTTGGTAAGTTTAAGTATTTAAAAAGCAGGCAGGGCGATGATATTTTATCAGGACCCTTTTATGTAAGACTTAGTGATGCCGAGATTAATTCTTATTTATTAAAATAA
- the csrA gene encoding carbon storage regulator CsrA produces the protein MLVLSRKANESIKIDSNIEISILEIKKDSVKIAIKAPENIKILRSEIYDIIKEENKKSILQDKNNIHKIKNLFDYFNK, from the coding sequence ATGCTAGTATTATCAAGAAAAGCAAACGAAAGCATCAAAATAGACTCTAACATTGAAATTTCAATATTAGAAATAAAAAAAGACAGTGTTAAAATAGCTATAAAAGCTCCTGAAAATATTAAAATACTTAGATCTGAAATTTATGATATCATCAAAGAAGAAAATAAAAAATCAATCTTACAAGACAAAAATAACATACATAAAATTAAAAATTTATTTGATTATTTTAATAAATAA
- a CDS encoding tetratricopeptide repeat protein, with amino-acid sequence MLDKKLLCDFGDISQISDNELLDVTEKSKRGYQLIKEERLSEAEELFDDILQKDDDNNYALVGLGDIERKKRNFDKAIIYYQRCLAKHSNNNYALFGLGDCYRSLGDYKKATDVWEEYLKYDSENITVLTRVASSYRKLKNFQKSRQSYLRVLELVPDNDYALVGIGHLYYDFKEYKEALKYWLKMYEINQVKIDVRVLTSIGNCYRKLKEFSKGIYFFKRALEISPNNFYAIFGLADCYRGNKEYHEALKYWLTIIERDSKNNLVLTRVGDTYRYLKEYDNAQIYYKKALDVDFDMFAILGLALLQKEQGQYEEALSAIKNLIKTNPKNSILYVNAAECYEALGQIGDAVDILSSFLQLGMKNVTIIDYINNLKKKLDT; translated from the coding sequence ATGTTAGACAAGAAACTTTTATGTGATTTTGGGGATATCTCGCAAATTTCTGATAATGAGCTTCTTGATGTTACTGAAAAATCCAAAAGGGGATATCAGTTAATAAAAGAAGAGAGACTTTCTGAAGCAGAAGAATTGTTTGATGATATCTTACAAAAGGATGATGATAATAATTATGCTCTTGTTGGACTTGGAGACATTGAAAGGAAGAAGAGAAATTTTGATAAAGCTATAATTTATTATCAAAGATGCCTTGCTAAACATTCAAATAATAATTATGCGCTTTTTGGTTTGGGAGATTGTTATAGGAGTTTAGGTGATTATAAGAAGGCTACAGATGTATGGGAAGAATATTTAAAATATGATTCTGAAAATATTACGGTTCTTACAAGAGTTGCTTCTTCTTATAGAAAATTAAAAAATTTTCAAAAATCTAGGCAATCGTACTTAAGAGTATTAGAGCTTGTGCCTGATAATGATTATGCTCTTGTTGGTATTGGACATTTGTATTATGACTTTAAGGAATATAAAGAGGCGTTGAAATATTGGCTTAAGATGTATGAAATAAATCAGGTTAAGATCGATGTTCGTGTTTTAACTTCGATTGGGAATTGTTATAGAAAATTAAAGGAATTTAGTAAGGGAATTTATTTTTTTAAAAGAGCTTTGGAAATCTCACCTAATAATTTTTATGCTATTTTTGGACTTGCTGATTGCTATAGAGGAAATAAAGAGTATCATGAAGCCTTAAAATATTGGCTTACGATAATAGAGCGGGATTCAAAGAATAATTTAGTTTTAACAAGAGTAGGGGATACGTATCGGTACTTGAAAGAGTATGATAATGCACAAATTTATTATAAAAAAGCTCTTGATGTTGATTTCGATATGTTTGCTATACTTGGCCTTGCACTCCTTCAAAAAGAACAGGGGCAGTATGAAGAGGCATTATCAGCTATTAAAAATCTGATAAAAACCAATCCCAAAAACTCAATACTGTATGTAAATGCTGCTGAGTGTTATGAGGCATTAGGGCAGATTGGAGATGCTGTAGATATTTTGTCAAGTTTCTTGCAACTTGGAATGAAGAATGTTACCATTATTGACTATATTAATAACCTTAAAAAGAAGCTGGATACATGA
- a CDS encoding TatD family hydrolase, giving the protein MKLDFERSIFLKKLIDTHVHFNELNKNSIDIHYLINECFRNGFSYFLDVGLHPSDFYERKHLLDTYPNISLTVGIHPLNKALSDDFELIERILAKEDVVAVGEIGLDYLKAGNKRCQIEALSIQLDLASKYKKPVILHVREAYDDIYNIIKSSNFISRGILHCYSGTYEYAKKFIDFGFKISFAGNLTFKNSEPLREVLKKLNIKDILIETDSPFLAPVPLRGKINAPLFLGYTCLEIAKIKNCDVDSVVTALYDNFKDLFKDLI; this is encoded by the coding sequence ATGAAGCTTGATTTTGAAAGATCTATTTTTTTGAAAAAGTTAATAGACACTCATGTTCATTTTAATGAACTTAATAAGAATTCTATCGATATTCATTATCTGATTAATGAATGTTTTAGAAATGGATTTTCTTATTTTCTTGATGTTGGATTGCATCCTAGTGATTTTTATGAGAGAAAGCATCTCTTAGATACTTATCCTAATATTTCACTAACAGTTGGAATTCATCCTTTAAATAAGGCTTTAAGCGATGATTTTGAATTGATTGAGAGGATTTTAGCAAAGGAAGACGTTGTTGCTGTTGGTGAGATTGGTCTTGATTACCTTAAGGCAGGAAATAAGAGATGTCAGATTGAAGCTTTAAGTATTCAATTAGATTTGGCTAGTAAATATAAAAAACCTGTCATTTTGCATGTCAGAGAAGCTTATGATGATATTTACAATATTATTAAATCTTCCAATTTCATAAGTAGGGGAATATTACATTGTTATTCTGGTACTTATGAGTATGCTAAAAAATTTATTGATTTTGGATTTAAGATATCTTTTGCAGGTAATTTAACTTTTAAAAATTCAGAGCCTTTAAGGGAAGTTTTAAAAAAATTAAATATTAAAGATATCTTAATTGAAACAGACAGTCCATTTTTAGCTCCAGTTCCTTTGAGGGGTAAGATTAATGCTCCACTTTTTTTAGGATATACATGTCTTGAGATAGCAAAAATTAAAAATTGTGATGTAGATAGTGTTGTAACTGCGCTTTATGATAACTTTAAGGATTTATTTAAAGATTTGATTTGA
- the prfA gene encoding peptide chain release factor 1 — protein sequence MFLEKLSPIESKIKILEEKLQDINLVKNQKEYAKTVKEYNYLEKIKAKKDEYENILSQINENQKILSEEENLEMKELVKQELAHLNLKKDEVEHMIKILLLHQDENDSKNIIIEIRAGTGGEEAALFAHNLYEMYTKYSEKKKWKTELINFNETELGGFKEVSFEIKGKDVFKKLKHESGVHRVQRVPITESNGRLQTSAATVAVLPEVEDTDIEINEKDLRIDVYRSSGAGGQHVNTTDSAVRITHLPTGIVVQCQNERSQHKNKDQAMKILRARLYEFENLKKQEQRSNDRKQQVGSGDRSERIRTYNFPQNRVTDHRANISLYKLEEIMQGELDFLLDTLALKFQEQSLKDNSI from the coding sequence ATGTTTTTAGAAAAATTAAGTCCCATTGAAAGCAAAATAAAAATACTTGAAGAAAAATTACAAGACATAAATTTAGTGAAAAACCAAAAAGAATATGCAAAAACAGTAAAAGAATATAACTATCTAGAAAAAATTAAAGCAAAAAAAGATGAATATGAAAACATATTAAGCCAAATCAATGAGAATCAAAAAATTTTGTCCGAAGAAGAAAACTTAGAAATGAAAGAACTCGTAAAACAGGAATTAGCACATTTAAACCTCAAAAAAGATGAAGTTGAACATATGATCAAAATATTACTCTTACACCAAGATGAAAATGACAGTAAAAATATCATTATTGAAATTAGAGCTGGAACAGGAGGAGAAGAAGCTGCACTTTTTGCACATAATCTTTATGAAATGTATACAAAATATTCTGAGAAAAAAAAATGGAAAACAGAGCTTATTAACTTTAATGAAACGGAACTTGGTGGATTTAAAGAAGTAAGTTTTGAAATAAAGGGTAAAGATGTATTTAAAAAATTAAAACATGAAAGCGGGGTACATAGAGTCCAAAGAGTTCCTATAACAGAATCCAATGGAAGACTTCAAACCTCAGCAGCAACTGTTGCTGTGCTGCCTGAAGTTGAAGATACTGACATTGAAATTAATGAAAAAGATTTAAGAATAGATGTTTACAGATCCTCTGGTGCTGGGGGCCAACATGTAAACACAACAGACTCTGCTGTTAGAATTACACATCTACCCACAGGAATCGTGGTACAATGTCAAAATGAAAGAAGTCAGCACAAAAATAAAGATCAGGCTATGAAAATATTAAGAGCCAGACTTTATGAATTTGAAAACCTCAAAAAACAAGAACAACGCTCAAATGACAGAAAGCAACAAGTAGGTTCAGGTGATAGGTCTGAAAGAATTAGAACATACAATTTCCCACAAAATAGAGTAACAGACCATAGGGCAAATATTAGTCTTTATAAACTAGAAGAAATTATGCAAGGAGAACTTGATTTTCTTCTCGACACACTAGCTCTAAAATTTCAAGAACAATCACTAAAAGATAATTCAATTTAA
- the infC gene encoding translation initiation factor IF-3, whose translation MINRSAGKDRDRSRSGDKELRINHKIKAREVRVIFDDGTQSVLPIEDAMRCARDAELDLVEVSPNVLPPVCKIIDYGKYKFHQGKRQKEQRKNQKIIKLKEVRMQPKIDTHDLDFKYRNILGFLKEGNKVKVTIRFRGRELAHTHLGYGILEGILERIGDANYILESPAKMEGKTMFLVIAPKSKK comes from the coding sequence ATGATAAATAGAAGTGCCGGTAAGGATAGGGATAGGTCAAGATCAGGCGATAAAGAGTTGCGAATTAATCATAAGATTAAGGCTCGTGAGGTGAGGGTTATTTTTGATGATGGGACTCAATCTGTTTTGCCAATTGAAGATGCTATGAGATGCGCTAGGGATGCTGAGCTTGATTTGGTTGAAGTTTCTCCAAATGTATTGCCCCCTGTTTGCAAGATAATTGATTATGGAAAATATAAATTTCATCAGGGGAAGCGTCAAAAAGAGCAACGAAAAAATCAAAAAATAATTAAACTTAAAGAAGTTAGGATGCAGCCCAAAATAGATACTCATGATCTTGATTTTAAGTATAGAAATATTTTAGGGTTCCTTAAAGAAGGCAATAAGGTAAAAGTTACTATAAGATTTAGGGGACGTGAACTTGCTCATACTCATTTGGGCTATGGAATTTTAGAGGGTATTCTTGAAAGGATAGGTGATGCTAATTATATTTTAGAGTCGCCAGCTAAGATGGAAGGCAAGACAATGTTTTTAGTTATTGCACCTAAGTCTAAGAAGTAA
- the prmC gene encoding peptide chain release factor N(5)-glutamine methyltransferase: MTINEAIKSSKQHNLNTLEILLLLEKILKNRKELILANTNKTLTKQEEHKLLSQIKNIKSGTPINYILGTKEFMGIKFYINKHVLIPRADTECLVEEALIQIKKHNLNRILDLCCGSGCIGLTIAYYLKRKVTLSDISTKALRVSLRNTQRLKLENYIEIQHSDLLKYIDKEFELIITNPPYLNKDELKIKEKLAKEPRIALLGFGRDGLKIPKKIIIQAKHKLTKNGLLIVEMAPWQTNSLKKFAIQEGFEYLKTIYDIENRERALVLRIKHDTSL, encoded by the coding sequence ATGACAATAAACGAAGCAATAAAGAGTTCAAAACAACATAACTTAAATACTCTTGAGATTTTATTACTACTTGAAAAAATCTTAAAGAATCGAAAAGAATTAATTCTGGCAAATACAAATAAGACTTTAACAAAACAAGAAGAACATAAATTACTGAGTCAAATAAAAAACATAAAATCAGGCACACCCATAAACTACATACTTGGAACAAAGGAATTCATGGGAATCAAGTTTTACATAAACAAACATGTGCTAATTCCTAGAGCAGATACAGAATGCCTAGTAGAAGAAGCTTTAATTCAAATTAAAAAGCACAACTTAAATAGAATCTTAGATTTATGTTGCGGGAGTGGGTGCATTGGATTAACAATTGCATATTATCTTAAGCGCAAAGTAACACTATCAGATATTTCGACTAAAGCCTTAAGGGTATCATTAAGAAACACACAAAGACTAAAATTAGAAAATTATATAGAAATACAACATTCGGATCTGTTAAAATACATAGATAAAGAGTTTGAGCTAATAATCACTAATCCTCCTTATTTAAATAAAGATGAACTAAAAATAAAGGAAAAATTAGCAAAAGAACCAAGAATAGCTCTTTTAGGATTTGGAAGAGATGGGCTTAAGATTCCAAAAAAAATAATAATACAGGCAAAACATAAGCTCACCAAAAATGGCCTCTTAATAGTAGAAATGGCTCCATGGCAAACAAACTCTCTAAAAAAATTTGCAATCCAGGAAGGTTTTGAATATTTGAAAACCATATATGACATTGAAAACAGAGAAAGGGCATTGGTCCTAAGGATAAAGCATGATACAAGTCTATGA
- the rplT gene encoding 50S ribosomal protein L20, whose amino-acid sequence MARVKNGIVHVARRKRLLKKTKGFWGTKKSNYKKAKDTLRKGMMYATRDRKARKRDFRSLWIVRISAALTGMGITYSRFFEGLKKSNIKLNRKILSNLAIEDIETFKKIVYEIKN is encoded by the coding sequence ATGGCTAGAGTTAAGAACGGGATAGTTCACGTTGCAAGGCGAAAGAGGCTCTTAAAGAAAACTAAGGGTTTTTGGGGTACTAAGAAAAGTAACTATAAAAAAGCTAAAGATACTCTTCGTAAAGGCATGATGTATGCTACAAGAGATAGAAAGGCTCGTAAGAGAGATTTTAGAAGTTTATGGATTGTAAGGATTTCTGCTGCTTTAACGGGTATGGGAATTACTTATTCAAGATTTTTTGAAGGTTTGAAAAAGTCTAATATTAAACTTAATAGAAAAATTTTATCTAATTTAGCAATTGAAGATATTGAAACTTTTAAAAAAATTGTTTATGAAATAAAAAATTAA
- a CDS encoding RelA/SpoT family protein, with product MIQVYEIAYLLKINDIDKLKNIFRKIVNNTYQDEIQKKLIFKALEISEQLHYGQYRESKEPYIIHPIMVALFLIKFQLDFKTIIAGLLHDVLEDTSVKKEEIIKEFDQEVLSLIDGVTKIHDLHNKTRAIKEANTISKMFFAMTHDIRIIIIKLADKLHNMATLSHLPKNRRERIARDCLATYVPIAERLGISSLKIYLEDLSLKYLYPKEYKEIKNFLSATKIEREKKLYKGKLIIEKELKKIGIDVVITVRSKHFYSIFRKMKTRNNNIAQIFDTLGIRIICKKQKECYEILEIVHKVWKPIPGRLKDYIAIPKENKYQSLHTTVRIPEDNQLIEIQIRTEEMDRIAKYGVAAHWLYKEQVELKADDISFINRIKKWQQESVNKNQYSMYDIHKELLNTFIYVYTPEGEIVELPFGSNSIDFAYTIHTDIGDQALYAKINGKISSLTKPLKNEQIVEIFTSPEAKPDVIWLNSVRTKKARSKIRSWLNKNDNTIFVDNNIIAYLIGENKEQKRLFSLFKSLTKDKLKSITIASDCNPLTDEDIIGIIQKDTIVVHKEHCKEIIHQKKSHLVEVEWEATPTRKVYHIIIFLKNLKGLFNYLDNLFTIFDVRLISEKIEDCGNGHGIINIIISSNAKNVSMILTSLKENPNVLQIMQVEEDIKNYDN from the coding sequence ATGATACAAGTCTATGAAATTGCATACCTACTTAAAATAAATGATATTGATAAACTAAAAAACATTTTTAGAAAAATTGTCAATAATACTTATCAAGATGAGATTCAAAAAAAATTAATATTTAAAGCTCTTGAAATATCAGAACAATTACATTACGGACAATATAGAGAAAGTAAAGAGCCCTACATAATCCATCCAATAATGGTTGCATTATTTCTCATAAAATTTCAACTAGACTTTAAAACAATAATAGCTGGCCTATTGCACGACGTTCTTGAAGATACGAGTGTGAAAAAGGAAGAAATAATTAAAGAATTTGATCAAGAAGTTTTAAGTCTAATTGATGGTGTAACCAAAATTCATGACTTACACAATAAAACAAGAGCAATCAAAGAAGCAAATACCATTTCAAAAATGTTTTTTGCAATGACCCATGATATTAGAATAATAATCATAAAACTTGCAGATAAATTACATAATATGGCAACCCTTTCGCACTTACCTAAAAACAGAAGGGAAAGAATTGCAAGAGACTGTCTTGCCACTTACGTACCAATTGCAGAAAGACTTGGTATTTCATCTCTTAAAATATATCTTGAAGATTTATCATTAAAATATCTTTATCCAAAAGAATATAAAGAAATCAAAAATTTTCTATCCGCAACAAAAATAGAGAGAGAAAAAAAATTATATAAGGGAAAATTGATCATAGAGAAAGAACTTAAAAAAATTGGAATCGATGTCGTAATCACAGTACGCTCTAAACATTTCTACTCAATATTTAGAAAAATGAAAACAAGAAATAATAATATTGCTCAAATATTTGATACCCTGGGAATAAGAATAATTTGTAAAAAACAAAAAGAATGCTACGAAATACTAGAAATCGTACATAAGGTTTGGAAACCAATACCTGGTAGATTAAAAGACTACATAGCAATCCCTAAAGAGAATAAATATCAATCCCTACATACTACCGTCAGAATACCTGAAGACAACCAATTAATTGAAATACAAATTAGAACAGAAGAAATGGACAGAATTGCTAAATATGGTGTTGCTGCTCACTGGCTTTACAAAGAACAAGTTGAATTAAAAGCAGATGATATATCATTTATCAACCGAATCAAAAAATGGCAACAAGAATCAGTTAACAAAAATCAATATTCAATGTACGACATACACAAAGAACTCTTAAACACATTTATATATGTATATACACCGGAAGGAGAAATAGTAGAACTCCCATTTGGCTCAAACTCAATTGACTTTGCGTACACAATACATACAGATATTGGGGATCAAGCACTTTACGCAAAAATCAATGGCAAAATTAGCTCACTAACTAAACCATTGAAAAATGAACAAATTGTTGAAATATTTACCTCTCCAGAAGCAAAACCTGATGTAATTTGGCTAAATAGCGTTAGAACAAAAAAAGCACGCTCAAAAATTCGATCTTGGCTTAATAAAAATGATAATACAATATTTGTAGATAATAATATAATTGCATACCTTATTGGGGAGAATAAGGAACAAAAAAGACTCTTCAGTCTGTTTAAATCTTTAACAAAAGACAAACTAAAAAGTATTACAATAGCCTCTGACTGTAATCCATTAACAGATGAAGACATCATCGGAATAATACAAAAAGACACAATAGTAGTTCACAAAGAACATTGTAAAGAAATAATACATCAGAAAAAAAGCCATCTTGTAGAAGTAGAATGGGAAGCAACACCAACAAGGAAAGTATATCATATTATAATATTTTTAAAGAATTTAAAAGGTCTTTTTAATTATTTAGATAACCTTTTTACAATCTTTGACGTAAGACTTATTAGTGAAAAAATAGAAGATTGCGGGAATGGACATGGAATAATCAACATAATCATATCATCAAATGCCAAAAACGTATCAATGATTCTTACTTCCCTTAAAGAAAATCCCAATGTACTCCAAATAATGCAAGTAGAAGAAGATATAAAAAATTATGATAATTAA
- a CDS encoding flagellar hook-associated protein 3 — translation MINRVSHPLTYDNLKASSTDKEVKITRLLESLYQGGKRITSLRDDPTGVTHAIRLDSDIFKLNTYVKNINSAKGKLRYMEGYLQSLANILTRAKEITVQGANGTYEADNKKMIAKEINAILEDVLAIANVKGADGYSIFAGTKINAEAFKITRANRINRLTQDRSETQIIRVDYNGNQAERTTEIYNGIYIPTNYPGSEIFFSQNHYITSSKNVNEFIVKENTKIYIDNIEITLTAGDTAADIIAKINESDAPVEATLDRVLNSIAIKTTTPHQIWITEEGSTVLQDLGILTQNNDTKEPPYNIANNTEVRSRTIFDSLIDLRDNLEENREELIGSRSLAEIDESLNKIFATLADLGTKENRLDLSYERISKEIMDMKDDMVKYTNLDVTKAITDLNMTSLAYQVSLGVSARIMQTTLLDFLK, via the coding sequence TCATCCTTTGACATATGATAATTTAAAAGCATCTTCAACAGATAAGGAAGTAAAAATAACAAGGCTTTTGGAAAGTCTATACCAAGGTGGCAAAAGAATTACAAGCTTGCGAGATGACCCAACAGGTGTCACTCATGCAATAAGATTAGACAGTGATATATTTAAGCTTAACACCTATGTTAAGAATATCAACAGTGCAAAAGGAAAATTAAGATATATGGAAGGATATTTGCAATCCCTGGCAAATATTTTAACTCGCGCAAAAGAAATAACTGTCCAAGGTGCAAACGGTACATACGAAGCTGATAATAAAAAAATGATAGCAAAAGAAATAAATGCAATACTTGAAGATGTCCTTGCAATAGCAAATGTAAAAGGGGCAGACGGATACAGCATATTTGCAGGAACTAAAATCAATGCTGAAGCATTCAAAATAACTAGAGCAAACAGAATAAACAGACTAACTCAAGATAGATCAGAAACTCAAATAATAAGAGTAGACTACAATGGAAATCAAGCAGAACGAACAACTGAAATATATAATGGAATTTATATCCCAACCAACTATCCTGGAAGCGAAATATTTTTTTCACAAAATCACTACATAACATCATCAAAAAATGTTAATGAATTTATTGTCAAAGAAAACACAAAAATCTATATTGATAACATTGAAATAACATTAACAGCAGGAGATACCGCCGCTGACATTATTGCTAAGATCAATGAATCAGATGCTCCTGTTGAAGCTACTCTTGATCGTGTTTTAAATTCAATAGCCATAAAAACAACGACACCTCATCAAATATGGATAACAGAAGAGGGTTCAACAGTACTACAAGATCTAGGCATTCTTACTCAAAATAATGATACCAAAGAACCTCCTTACAATATTGCAAACAATACTGAAGTTAGAAGTAGAACAATTTTTGATAGTTTAATTGATCTAAGAGATAATCTAGAGGAAAATAGAGAAGAGCTTATTGGGAGCAGAAGTTTAGCAGAAATTGATGAAAGTTTAAATAAAATTTTTGCAACATTAGCTGATCTTGGCACTAAAGAGAACAGACTTGATCTAAGTTATGAGAGGATTAGTAAAGAAATAATGGATATGAAAGATGATATGGTTAAATATACCAATCTTGATGTAACAAAAGCAATAACGGATCTTAACATGACAAGTTTAGCTTATCAGGTATCTTTAGGGGTTTCTGCAAGAATAATGCAAACAACATTATTAGATTTTCTAAAATAA
- the tsaE gene encoding tRNA (adenosine(37)-N6)-threonylcarbamoyltransferase complex ATPase subunit type 1 TsaE — translation MILSFKTEDEMIDFSKSFFNPLPIGKIFSLCGDMGAGKTTFLKGLALNLGISYFTSPTYNIINVYEFVDFKFYHIDLYRLNILDEFELIGGMELLLDMSSVIAIEWPEIIIDVLPKNRLMFLKFKIKDTSRILEFSDEYSCN, via the coding sequence TTGATATTATCTTTTAAAACAGAAGATGAAATGATCGATTTTTCTAAATCTTTTTTTAATCCTTTGCCTATTGGTAAGATATTTAGTCTTTGTGGTGATATGGGTGCTGGGAAAACAACTTTTTTAAAAGGTTTGGCTTTAAATCTTGGCATTTCTTATTTTACAAGTCCAACTTATAACATTATTAATGTCTATGAGTTTGTGGATTTTAAATTTTATCATATTGATTTGTATCGTTTAAATATTTTAGATGAATTTGAACTTATTGGTGGAATGGAGCTGCTTTTAGATATGTCATCCGTAATAGCTATTGAGTGGCCAGAGATTATTATTGATGTTTTGCCAAAGAATAGATTGATGTTTTTAAAATTTAAAATAAAAGATACTAGTAGGATTTTAGAATTTAGCGATGAATACTCTTGCAATTGA
- the fliW gene encoding flagellar assembly protein FliW encodes MKNEFSIKFNFPDGILGFEEIKEFIIKDSEYKPFSIMQSINGEINFLVTSPFNFLEKYLPNIEEKDWLDVQAENEDEKVILCIINMHVKTYKEITANLKAPIILNKKKLIGKQAISTNEEHYLRYRVFKE; translated from the coding sequence ATGAAAAATGAATTTAGTATAAAATTTAATTTTCCTGATGGAATACTGGGATTTGAAGAGATTAAAGAATTTATAATTAAAGACTCTGAATACAAACCCTTCTCTATCATGCAATCAATAAACGGAGAAATAAATTTTTTAGTAACATCACCCTTTAACTTTTTAGAAAAATATTTGCCAAATATAGAGGAAAAAGATTGGTTAGATGTTCAAGCAGAAAATGAAGATGAAAAAGTCATACTATGTATAATCAACATGCATGTAAAAACCTATAAAGAAATAACGGCCAATTTAAAAGCTCCAATCATATTAAACAAAAAGAAACTAATTGGGAAACAAGCCATATCTACAAATGAAGAGCATTACCTTAGATATAGGGTCTTTAAGGAATAA